One Actinospica robiniae DSM 44927 genomic region harbors:
- a CDS encoding ABC transporter permease, whose amino-acid sequence MNALSDTWYMTGRAFRAFLRQPMFVAFTLIQPMIWLLLFGQLFKSITQLPDFGAPNYETYLVPSIVVMSAFFGAGWGGMAILDDLTRGVLDRFLISPVSRSSLIVGRLLVQVLAIVIQAAIILLLGLAVGASYHNVVMGVLVLMVASNLLATAIGALSYGLALMVRREESIIAASNFVLMPLQFTSTGFMALSLIPHWMQEVTKYNPVNWTLVAGRGALESSPNWGPIFENLGYLAILMVACGWVSTRAFRSYQRSM is encoded by the coding sequence GTGAACGCGCTCAGCGACACCTGGTACATGACCGGCCGCGCCTTCCGGGCGTTCCTGCGGCAGCCGATGTTCGTGGCCTTCACGCTGATCCAGCCGATGATCTGGCTTCTGCTGTTCGGCCAGCTGTTCAAGTCCATCACCCAGTTGCCCGACTTCGGCGCGCCCAACTACGAGACATACCTGGTGCCCTCGATCGTGGTCATGTCCGCATTCTTCGGCGCCGGCTGGGGCGGCATGGCGATCCTGGACGACCTGACCCGGGGCGTGCTCGACCGGTTCCTGATCTCGCCCGTCTCGCGCTCCTCGCTGATCGTGGGACGGCTGCTGGTGCAGGTGCTCGCGATCGTCATCCAGGCGGCGATAATCCTGCTGCTGGGGCTGGCAGTGGGCGCGAGCTATCACAACGTGGTGATGGGCGTGCTGGTGCTCATGGTGGCCTCGAACCTGCTGGCCACCGCGATCGGCGCGCTCTCCTACGGGCTCGCGCTGATGGTGCGCCGGGAAGAATCGATCATCGCGGCCTCGAACTTCGTCCTGATGCCGCTTCAGTTCACCTCCACCGGGTTCATGGCGCTCTCGCTCATCCCGCACTGGATGCAGGAGGTGACCAAGTACAACCCGGTGAACTGGACGCTGGTGGCCGGCCGCGGCGCGCTGGAGTCCAGCCCGAACTGGGGGCCGATCTTCGAGAACCTCGGCTATCTCGCCATCCTGATGGTGGCCTGCGGCTGGGTCTCGACCCGCGCGTTCCGCAGCTATCAGCGCTCGATGTAA
- a CDS encoding daunorubicin resistance protein DrrA family ABC transporter ATP-binding protein yields MPSSTAVGELAIDARDLVKTYKGDVRAVRGVSLQVPRGSVFGLLGPNGAGKSTLVKMLTTLSAPTSGAASVAGFDIVRQQRQVRRSIGCIAQNSGVDVQATGRENLLLQGRVYGLRGAELERRVDDLLGRFGLAEVGGRFVKTYSGGMKRKLDVALGLVHAPQVLFLDEPTTGLDPEARSEMWEQIRALAWDQGLTILLTTHYLEEADELARSLAIVDQGRIVIEGSPDELKAELEGDAVSLELAQGADPDKALAVAGAPGRLTDVVVDGLLLRGRSGDGAGAVPALLAALEAVEITVASVTVARPSLDDVYLRHTGRSFTAAEEAAAQAARSGEQKGEAR; encoded by the coding sequence GTGCCATCGTCCACGGCTGTCGGGGAGCTCGCGATCGACGCGAGAGACCTGGTGAAAACGTATAAAGGCGACGTCCGCGCGGTGCGCGGGGTGAGCCTGCAGGTCCCGCGCGGCTCGGTCTTCGGCCTGCTCGGGCCGAACGGCGCGGGCAAGTCCACGCTGGTGAAGATGCTCACCACGCTCTCCGCGCCGACCTCCGGCGCGGCCAGCGTGGCCGGCTTCGACATCGTGCGCCAGCAGCGGCAGGTGCGCCGGTCCATCGGCTGCATAGCCCAGAACTCCGGCGTCGACGTCCAGGCCACCGGACGGGAGAACCTGCTGCTGCAGGGCCGGGTCTACGGCCTGCGCGGCGCCGAGCTCGAGCGGCGGGTGGACGACCTGCTCGGCCGTTTCGGCCTGGCCGAGGTCGGCGGACGGTTCGTGAAGACCTACTCCGGCGGCATGAAGCGCAAGCTCGACGTGGCGCTCGGCCTGGTGCACGCGCCGCAGGTGCTCTTCCTGGACGAGCCGACCACCGGCCTCGACCCGGAGGCGCGGTCCGAGATGTGGGAGCAGATCAGGGCACTGGCCTGGGATCAGGGCCTGACCATCCTGCTGACGACGCATTACCTGGAGGAGGCGGACGAGCTCGCCCGCTCCCTCGCCATCGTGGATCAGGGCCGGATCGTCATCGAGGGCAGCCCGGACGAGCTCAAGGCCGAGCTCGAGGGCGACGCGGTCTCACTCGAACTGGCTCAGGGCGCTGACCCGGACAAGGCCCTCGCCGTGGCCGGCGCGCCCGGGCGGCTCACCGACGTCGTCGTCGACGGCCTGCTCCTGCGCGGCCGCAGCGGGGACGGCGCCGGCGCGGTGCCCGCACTGCTGGCCGCGCTCGAGGCGGTGGAGATCACCGTCGCCTCCGTCACGGTCGCCCGGCCCTCGCTGGACGACGTCTACCTGCGCCACACCGGCCGTTCGTTCACCGCGGCCGAGGAAGCCGCCGCCCAGGCCGCGCGGTCCGGGGAGCAGAAGGGGGAGGCGCGGTGA
- a CDS encoding zinc ribbon domain-containing protein: MANELWFTENSRDLSQSGGDDAGFEFEFYCQRCGDTWRSGFENYSLGRATGWLRRASGMASNAASNVGWDVANTVGGLADAGWHRARDAAFQRAIGQAQSHFHRCAHCTQHVCDNCWSADRGMCRYCAPDLQAEVEQARAEGQVAAARQAASEAGAQSVEGMDVVTEHQLVCPQCRAEVHGAKFCPECGHKLTDPASCGGCGQAVPAGAKFCPECGTPAAG, from the coding sequence ATGGCGAACGAGTTGTGGTTCACCGAGAACAGCCGGGATCTGTCGCAGTCGGGCGGCGACGATGCGGGCTTCGAGTTCGAGTTCTACTGTCAGCGCTGCGGCGACACCTGGCGTTCCGGCTTCGAGAACTACAGTCTCGGCCGGGCCACCGGCTGGCTGCGCCGGGCCAGCGGGATGGCCTCGAACGCCGCCTCGAACGTCGGGTGGGACGTGGCCAACACGGTCGGCGGGCTCGCCGACGCGGGCTGGCACCGGGCCCGCGACGCCGCGTTCCAGCGCGCCATCGGCCAGGCGCAGAGCCACTTCCACCGCTGCGCGCACTGCACTCAGCACGTGTGCGACAACTGCTGGAGCGCGGATCGCGGGATGTGCCGCTACTGTGCGCCCGACCTGCAGGCCGAGGTCGAGCAGGCCCGCGCGGAGGGCCAGGTCGCGGCGGCGCGCCAGGCCGCGTCCGAAGCCGGGGCGCAATCCGTGGAAGGCATGGACGTGGTGACGGAGCATCAGCTGGTGTGCCCGCAGTGCCGGGCAGAAGTGCACGGTGCCAAGTTCTGCCCGGAATGCGGCCACAAGCTCACCGATCCCGCATCCTGCGGTGGCTGCGGCCAAGCGGTGCCGGCCGGCGCCAAGTTCTGCCCGGAGTGCGGGACCCCAGCGGCCGGCTGA
- a CDS encoding ABC transporter permease has protein sequence MTTTTVTTVTRRPHTDVWALTLRVLWYYKNSPGLIFVSLAAPLAMLVVFGYVFGSAIAAPGGESYRSYLMPGLYVLIAVNAVMPSMVGAARDLERGMTDRLRTMPISRGATLLGQAFADLFVSAVVLAAMIGVGLAVGWRAHDGVGRAAAAFGILLLLRFCMIWLGFFLGLLCGREDIAAQAGILVFPIGMVSNVFVPTAGMPGWLRAIAEWNPVSCAAAVCRTLFGDNAGAAATSPWTLVHPVAATLGWCAVLLLVFVPLAVRTFSRHGR, from the coding sequence ATGACCACCACGACCGTCACCACAGTCACCCGCCGTCCGCACACGGATGTCTGGGCTCTGACGCTCCGCGTGCTCTGGTACTACAAGAACTCCCCCGGTCTGATCTTCGTCTCACTCGCCGCGCCGCTGGCCATGCTGGTCGTGTTCGGGTACGTGTTCGGCAGTGCCATCGCGGCGCCGGGCGGAGAGAGCTACCGCAGCTATCTGATGCCGGGGCTGTACGTGCTGATCGCGGTCAACGCCGTCATGCCGAGCATGGTGGGCGCCGCGCGCGATCTCGAACGCGGAATGACCGACCGGCTGCGCACGATGCCGATATCGCGCGGCGCGACGCTGCTCGGGCAGGCGTTCGCGGACCTGTTCGTCAGCGCCGTCGTCCTGGCCGCCATGATCGGCGTCGGGCTGGCCGTCGGCTGGCGCGCGCACGACGGCGTCGGACGGGCGGCCGCGGCGTTCGGCATCCTGCTCCTGCTGCGCTTCTGCATGATCTGGCTGGGGTTCTTCCTCGGCCTGCTTTGCGGCCGGGAGGATATCGCCGCTCAGGCCGGCATCCTGGTGTTCCCGATCGGCATGGTCAGCAACGTGTTCGTGCCGACCGCGGGGATGCCGGGCTGGCTGCGCGCGATCGCCGAATGGAACCCGGTCAGCTGTGCGGCCGCCGTCTGCCGCACGCTCTTCGGGGACAACGCCGGCGCCGCGGCCACCTCACCGTGGACGCTCGTGCATCCGGTGGCCGCGACGCTCGGCTGGTGCGCGGTGCTGCTGCTCGTCTTCGTTCCGCTGGCGGTACGGACGTTCAGCCGGCACGGACGTTAG
- a CDS encoding daunorubicin resistance protein DrrA family ABC transporter ATP-binding protein encodes MKTPYDVPGSDAPSQAIAVSGLHKHFGKTHALRGFELSVPVGTVCGLLGPNGAGKTTAVRVLATLTAPEAGEVRVAGYDVVRQPDEVRRRIGYTGQHAALDEGITGRENLRLLGRLHHLGAREAARRADDLLERFDLAEAAGRLVRSYSGGMRRRLDLVASLLTRPSVLFLDEPTTGLDPRSRNEIWSTVRQLAADGATVLLTTQYLDEADQLAGEIAVVDQGVVIANGTPAQLKEMIGTRIEVELADAALLATAAKVLTDLAGAEPEIDAAERRLNVRTAGGATIGLPRLVRELDSAGVEALDVALRRPTLDEVFLTITGSAA; translated from the coding sequence ATGAAAACACCGTACGATGTACCAGGTAGTGATGCGCCAAGCCAGGCGATCGCGGTATCCGGCCTGCACAAGCACTTCGGCAAGACACACGCCCTGCGCGGATTTGAGCTGAGCGTCCCGGTCGGCACGGTCTGCGGCCTGCTCGGACCCAACGGCGCAGGCAAGACCACGGCCGTGCGCGTCCTGGCCACGCTCACCGCGCCCGAAGCCGGCGAGGTCAGGGTGGCCGGGTACGACGTGGTGCGCCAGCCCGACGAAGTGCGCCGACGCATCGGCTACACCGGGCAGCACGCCGCTTTGGACGAGGGCATCACCGGCCGGGAGAACCTGCGCCTGCTCGGCCGGCTGCACCACCTCGGCGCCCGCGAAGCGGCCCGACGCGCCGACGACCTGCTCGAGCGGTTCGATCTGGCCGAGGCGGCGGGCCGGCTGGTGCGGTCGTACTCGGGTGGCATGCGACGCCGGCTCGATCTCGTCGCCAGCCTGCTCACCCGGCCCTCGGTGCTCTTCCTGGACGAACCCACCACCGGGCTCGATCCCCGCAGCCGCAACGAGATCTGGTCCACCGTCAGACAGTTGGCCGCCGACGGCGCCACGGTCCTGCTCACCACGCAGTACCTCGACGAGGCGGACCAACTCGCCGGGGAGATCGCCGTCGTCGATCAGGGCGTGGTCATCGCGAACGGCACTCCCGCGCAGCTCAAGGAGATGATCGGCACCCGCATCGAAGTGGAACTCGCTGACGCGGCGCTGCTGGCGACGGCCGCGAAGGTGCTCACTGATCTGGCCGGCGCCGAACCGGAGATCGATGCCGCGGAGCGCCGACTGAACGTGCGGACGGCCGGCGGCGCCACCATCGGTCTGCCTCGCCTAGTTCGCGAACTCGACAGCGCAGGCGTGGAAGCGCTCGATGTCGCGCTGCGCAGACCGACCCTCGACGAAGTCTTCCTCACCATCACTGGGAGCGCGGCATGA
- a CDS encoding TetR/AcrR family transcriptional regulator, with product MSNEMTNERPELIWLRPERAARGPAPAHSRAAIAAAAIALADAEGLAGVSMRKIAAALGAGTMSLYTYVPKKEHLFDLMLDAVAGEWRLPEAPTGDQRADLHEFARQGLAAMRRHPWVPGLVLTRPSIGPNSLRCTEYFLAVMSEAKLSGGTKMELFAMLNGYVCQFAQWEANQRDVGGSAQWQAELAAYLGMAVATGDYPNLAAAFIGSEAPDLDADAVFERSVGRVIDLILSQATSAPSAH from the coding sequence GTGAGCAACGAGATGACGAACGAGCGCCCCGAGTTGATCTGGCTGCGGCCCGAACGCGCGGCCCGCGGCCCGGCGCCCGCGCACAGCCGAGCGGCCATCGCCGCGGCCGCGATCGCCCTGGCCGACGCCGAGGGCCTGGCCGGCGTGTCCATGCGGAAGATCGCCGCGGCTCTCGGCGCCGGCACGATGTCGCTGTATACCTATGTGCCGAAGAAGGAGCACCTGTTCGATCTGATGCTGGACGCGGTGGCGGGGGAGTGGCGGCTGCCCGAGGCGCCGACCGGCGACCAGCGGGCGGATCTGCACGAGTTCGCCCGGCAAGGCCTGGCAGCGATGCGCCGGCACCCCTGGGTGCCCGGGCTCGTGCTCACCCGGCCCTCGATCGGACCGAACTCGCTGCGCTGCACCGAATACTTCCTCGCGGTGATGTCCGAGGCGAAGCTGTCAGGCGGCACGAAGATGGAGCTGTTCGCGATGCTCAACGGCTACGTGTGCCAGTTCGCGCAGTGGGAGGCGAACCAGCGGGACGTCGGCGGCAGCGCGCAGTGGCAGGCCGAGCTCGCCGCGTACCTCGGCATGGCTGTGGCCACTGGCGACTATCCGAACCTGGCCGCCGCCTTCATCGGCTCCGAGGCGCCCGATCTGGACGCGGACGCGGTCTTCGAGCGCTCGGTCGGCCGGGTCATCGATCTGATCCTGAGTCAGGCGACGTCCGCACCGTCCGCCCACTAG
- a CDS encoding 8-oxo-dGTP diphosphatase — MKSTCVCLITRSDAGVTELLLGLKKRGFGEGRVVAPGGHLEPGETTGQACVREIAEEVGIVVEPADLAPAGGVAFRFPTRPEWDLHVALFRTRLFQGEPAESDELVPGWYPVEDLPWADMWPDARHWLPRVLAGETIQAEITLGADGETVTKAMFHVEHDA, encoded by the coding sequence GTGAAATCGACCTGCGTATGCCTGATCACCAGGAGCGACGCGGGTGTGACCGAGCTGCTGCTGGGACTGAAGAAACGCGGCTTCGGCGAGGGGCGCGTGGTCGCTCCGGGCGGCCATCTGGAGCCGGGCGAGACTACCGGGCAGGCCTGCGTGCGTGAGATCGCCGAGGAGGTGGGGATCGTGGTCGAGCCGGCTGATCTGGCGCCGGCGGGCGGCGTGGCCTTCCGCTTTCCGACCAGGCCCGAGTGGGATCTGCACGTGGCGCTGTTCCGCACCCGGCTCTTCCAGGGCGAGCCGGCAGAGTCCGACGAGCTGGTCCCCGGGTGGTACCCGGTCGAGGATCTGCCGTGGGCCGACATGTGGCCGGATGCGCGCCACTGGCTGCCGCGCGTGCTGGCCGGCGAGACGATCCAGGCCGAGATCACGCTCGGAGCGGACGGTGAAACCGTGACAAAGGCGATGTTCCACGTGGAACATGATGCATAG
- a CDS encoding GNAT family N-acetyltransferase encodes MKIEMDDLTGSEVIELLRFHRAEMERVTPRAESMHALDLDGLRHPDVVFWTLRDEGRLAGCAAIKRLDETHGEIKSMRTAEGYQRRGVAAAMLAHIERESAAMGLAKLSLETGTEDYFAPARALYERCGFIYCDPFADYVLDPLSVFMTKKIA; translated from the coding sequence GTGAAGATCGAGATGGATGACCTGACCGGCTCCGAGGTTATCGAACTCCTGCGCTTCCACCGCGCGGAGATGGAGCGGGTCACGCCTCGGGCCGAGAGCATGCACGCGCTCGACCTCGACGGGCTGCGCCATCCCGACGTCGTCTTCTGGACCCTGCGCGACGAAGGCCGGCTCGCCGGATGCGCCGCGATCAAGCGCCTCGACGAGACGCACGGGGAGATCAAGTCCATGCGCACGGCCGAGGGCTACCAGCGGCGCGGAGTCGCTGCCGCGATGCTGGCCCACATCGAGCGGGAATCGGCGGCCATGGGCCTGGCCAAGCTGAGCCTCGAGACCGGCACCGAGGACTACTTCGCCCCGGCGCGTGCCCTCTACGAACGCTGCGGATTCATCTACTGCGATCCCTTCGCGGACTACGTGCTCGACCCGCTGAGCGTCTTCATGACGAAGAAGATCGCGTGA